Proteins from one Chroococcidiopsis sp. CCMEE 29 genomic window:
- a CDS encoding class I SAM-dependent methyltransferase — translation MQQHEQLTIAEYQATAESFREGTWDHNVSQNRDALVAAMPRSPGKILDLGCGPGRDLVAFKHQGHTVIGLDATPAFVEMAQRISGCEVWQQSFLNLKLPPESFDGIFANASLIHVPRTEMVKVLRNLWRSLIPSGAIVMSMVRGEGEGYISRPTGYRYITRWEYGTLALRVEQVGFEILHHYYRPPGLPCADQPWLVIVARKRGRANASDGESFAK, via the coding sequence CAGCAGAATCTTTTCGTGAGGGAACTTGGGATCATAATGTCTCACAGAATCGTGATGCTTTAGTAGCAGCGATGCCTAGAAGCCCTGGTAAGATTCTCGATCTAGGCTGCGGACCAGGGCGAGATCTGGTTGCCTTTAAGCACCAGGGTCACACAGTCATTGGTTTGGATGCTACACCAGCATTCGTGGAAATGGCACAACGGATATCGGGCTGTGAAGTCTGGCAACAGTCTTTTCTTAACCTTAAGCTTCCACCGGAAAGCTTTGATGGGATTTTTGCCAATGCCTCGCTAATTCACGTTCCGCGGACTGAAATGGTTAAGGTGCTGAGGAATTTGTGGCGATCGCTCATTCCTAGTGGAGCAATTGTGATGTCCATGGTGCGTGGAGAGGGTGAAGGCTATATTTCCCGTCCCACTGGATATCGCTATATTACGCGCTGGGAGTATGGAACCTTAGCTTTGCGTGTAGAACAAGTCGGATTTGAAATTCTCCATCACTACTATCGACCTCCTGGTTTGCCCTGTGCAGATCAGCCGTGGCTAGTGATTGTAGCTCGTAAAAGAGGCAGGGCAAACGCATCTGATGGTGAGAGTTTTGCGAAGTAG
- a CDS encoding glycosyltransferase family 4 protein — protein MSLYNIAQEMLRRGHILKIVAPQGSTVESMPLVQIPGNLQIIAQSQERNAPITMPGNSVLANMWEYTYQVQAEYDLIVNFAYDWLPFYLTPFFTRPIAHFVSMGSLYEAMDQIVAQVAERFPGTIAFYTPSQAATFNLDQQCACLSSGIDLSLYQFCSQPQPKLAWLGRIAPEKGLEDAIAAAKIANIPLKIMGKIQDQSYWQKICQDYPDAPFEYLGFLSTAQMQQALRQCRAMLMTPRWVEAFGNVAIEALGCGVPVIAYRRGGPAEIIQDGKTGFLVEPDSVAGLVDAIGRLHEINRYTCRQQAEAEYSLEALGDRFERWFLKILQSRS, from the coding sequence TTGAGCTTGTATAACATTGCTCAAGAAATGCTCCGGCGGGGTCATATTCTAAAAATCGTCGCTCCCCAAGGCTCGACAGTTGAATCAATGCCGCTAGTGCAGATTCCTGGAAACCTGCAAATTATTGCTCAAAGCCAAGAACGCAATGCTCCAATTACGATGCCAGGGAATTCAGTGTTGGCAAATATGTGGGAATACACCTACCAGGTGCAAGCTGAATACGACTTGATTGTTAATTTTGCTTACGATTGGTTGCCGTTTTACCTAACACCTTTTTTCACTCGTCCCATTGCCCACTTTGTCAGTATGGGTTCACTCTATGAGGCAATGGATCAAATTGTTGCACAAGTGGCAGAGCGCTTTCCTGGGACGATCGCCTTTTATACTCCCTCACAGGCGGCAACATTTAACCTTGACCAGCAGTGTGCTTGTTTGAGCAGTGGCATTGATTTATCCCTTTATCAGTTTTGCAGCCAACCGCAACCAAAGTTAGCGTGGTTAGGTCGGATTGCCCCAGAAAAAGGATTGGAAGATGCGATCGCCGCAGCGAAAATCGCGAATATTCCCCTAAAAATCATGGGTAAAATCCAGGATCAGAGCTACTGGCAAAAGATTTGTCAGGACTACCCAGATGCACCCTTTGAATACCTAGGATTTCTCTCAACTGCCCAAATGCAGCAAGCACTGCGCCAGTGTCGGGCAATGCTGATGACACCCCGGTGGGTAGAAGCGTTTGGAAATGTGGCGATAGAAGCGCTTGGTTGTGGTGTGCCAGTAATTGCCTATCGCCGTGGCGGTCCTGCTGAGATTATTCAAGATGGAAAAACAGGCTTCTTGGTAGAACCAGATAGTGTGGCAGGGTTAGTAGATGCGATCGGGCGTCTACATGAAATTAACCGCTACACCTGCCGTCAACAAGCCGAAGCTGAATATTCACTGGAGGCTTTGGGCGATCGGTTTGAAAGATGGTTCCTTAAGATCTTGCAGTCTCGCTCATAA
- a CDS encoding EamA family transporter, with protein MHLKLTESRLPFASLLLIAPFFLWGTAMVAMKGVIPHTTPLFMAGVRLVPAGMLVVGAAVAMGRPQPKGWAAWLWIALFALIDGALFQGFLAEGLVRTTAGLGSVMIDSQPLAVALLSLWLFGERIGLWGWLGLFLGVLGIGLIGLPDAWILNLVSFNTSGGASLPGLSVGLQVRLINSPLPLPNPYSLLESGEWLMLLAALSMAVGTVLIRFVCRHADPVIATGWHMILGGLPLFALSAGMESQQWVNLDLAEWTALGYSTVFGSAIAYGLFFYFASSGNLTSLSSLTFLTPVFALLFGNLLLSETLSPLQWVGVCLTLVSIYLINQRETLAKAGKRISSEKETSKQHQLLREKSTEPSQVPISLSVNESETELLP; from the coding sequence ATGCATTTAAAACTGACTGAATCAAGACTACCGTTTGCTTCCTTACTCTTAATTGCACCCTTTTTCCTGTGGGGTACAGCGATGGTAGCGATGAAAGGCGTAATACCCCACACCACTCCTCTATTCATGGCTGGAGTGCGTCTAGTGCCAGCGGGGATGTTAGTGGTAGGGGCAGCAGTTGCAATGGGCAGACCTCAGCCCAAGGGTTGGGCAGCATGGCTATGGATTGCCTTATTTGCCCTGATAGATGGGGCGCTGTTTCAAGGCTTTCTGGCAGAGGGCTTAGTTAGAACCACTGCTGGTTTGGGATCGGTGATGATTGACTCTCAACCATTGGCTGTTGCCCTGCTGTCGTTGTGGCTGTTTGGAGAAAGAATTGGTCTGTGGGGTTGGCTGGGATTGTTTCTTGGTGTGCTGGGCATCGGTTTAATTGGTCTACCGGATGCTTGGATTCTGAATCTTGTGTCTTTTAACACTTCTGGAGGGGCGAGTTTACCTGGACTATCTGTTGGCTTACAGGTACGGCTGATAAACTCGCCTCTACCCCTACCTAATCCCTACTCCCTACTTGAAAGTGGTGAATGGTTGATGCTGCTGGCAGCTCTTTCTATGGCTGTGGGAACAGTGCTGATTCGCTTCGTTTGCCGCCACGCTGACCCAGTGATAGCAACGGGATGGCACATGATTCTGGGTGGATTGCCATTGTTTGCACTCTCAGCTGGCATGGAATCGCAGCAATGGGTAAATCTTGATCTAGCCGAGTGGACAGCGTTGGGATATTCAACGGTTTTTGGCAGCGCGATCGCTTATGGTTTATTTTTCTACTTTGCCTCTAGTGGCAATCTCACAAGTCTGAGTTCGCTTACTTTTCTTACACCTGTATTTGCCCTGCTGTTTGGCAACTTGTTACTCTCCGAAACTCTTAGTCCACTTCAATGGGTAGGAGTCTGCCTCACCCTAGTTAGCATCTACTTGATCAACCAGCGTGAGACATTGGCGAAAGCTGGTAAGAGAATTTCTTCGGAGAAGGAAACTAGTAAGCAGCATCAACTCCTTAGGGAAAAATCTACTGAGCCGAGTCAAGTGCCTATCTCTCTATCTGTCAATGAATCGGAAACAGAGCTTTTGCCATAA
- a CDS encoding lipid-A-disaccharide synthase-related protein encodes MSDLSEFFSNYLESQAQNSQLPTPEFRLLCLSNGHGEDIIAVRILQELQQQTPLSIAALPLVGEGRAYTQLGIPLIGTVKTMPSGGFIYMDGQQLVRDLQGGLVQLTFSQLSAVRRWAKQGGVILAVGDIVPLLFAWLSGANYAFVGTARSEYYLRDEGGWLPRRSLFQRWEKWAGSVYLPWERWLMSRPRCKAVFPRDSLTTETLQKWAVPACDLGNPMMDRLEPMISPQIKQEQKRSLTILLLPGSRPPEAYDNWQQILVAVAGLLDVFPDRSLLFLGAIAPGLNLEPLCQLLVNAGFKQAVGAGLLDIPVVKQPIGLNPSVQESRKHLSLLANRNPLTFSQKNAYLILAQHAYNDCLHLAEVAIAMAGTATEQFVGLGKPAITIPGKGPQFTYAFAEAQSRHLGASVILVEQPTQVADAVKSLLSDPDRLKRIAENGFRRMGKPGAARRIAACLLERMGQS; translated from the coding sequence ATGAGCGATTTATCAGAATTTTTCTCAAACTACCTGGAGTCCCAAGCCCAGAATAGCCAACTTCCAACTCCTGAGTTTCGGTTACTTTGCCTGAGCAATGGTCATGGAGAGGATATCATTGCTGTCCGCATTTTGCAGGAACTACAGCAGCAAACTCCGCTCAGTATAGCTGCTTTGCCTTTAGTTGGCGAAGGAAGAGCTTACACTCAGCTAGGTATTCCCTTGATCGGAACAGTAAAAACCATGCCCTCCGGTGGCTTTATCTACATGGATGGACAGCAACTGGTGCGAGATTTGCAGGGAGGATTAGTGCAACTAACTTTTTCTCAGCTTAGTGCAGTACGCAGGTGGGCAAAACAAGGCGGGGTGATTTTAGCTGTGGGAGATATAGTCCCCTTATTATTTGCCTGGTTGAGTGGTGCTAACTATGCCTTTGTCGGCACGGCGAGGTCAGAATACTATCTGCGGGATGAAGGTGGTTGGTTACCCCGGCGATCGCTGTTTCAGCGTTGGGAAAAATGGGCAGGTTCAGTGTATCTACCTTGGGAACGGTGGCTGATGAGTCGTCCCCGCTGCAAAGCAGTTTTTCCTAGAGACTCATTGACAACAGAGACATTACAAAAGTGGGCAGTTCCTGCTTGCGATTTGGGAAACCCGATGATGGATCGGCTGGAACCGATGATCTCGCCCCAAATAAAGCAAGAACAAAAGCGATCGCTCACTATTCTCCTTCTCCCCGGTTCCAGACCACCGGAAGCTTACGACAACTGGCAGCAAATTCTCGTGGCGGTGGCGGGTTTGCTCGATGTCTTCCCCGATCGCTCCCTCCTATTTCTCGGTGCGATCGCCCCCGGTTTAAACCTAGAACCTTTATGTCAACTTCTCGTCAACGCTGGTTTCAAACAAGCCGTAGGGGCGGGTTTATTAGACATCCCTGTTGTCAAACAACCAATTGGGTTAAACCCGTCCGTACAGGAGTCAAGAAAACACCTCTCTTTGCTTGCCAATCGAAATCCCTTGACATTTAGCCAGAAAAATGCATATTTGATTCTAGCTCAACACGCCTATAACGACTGCTTGCATCTGGCAGAAGTAGCGATCGCCATGGCTGGGACAGCAACAGAACAGTTTGTGGGTTTAGGTAAACCGGCGATTACTATTCCTGGCAAAGGTCCTCAATTTACCTACGCTTTTGCTGAAGCTCAAAGCCGTCATTTAGGCGCATCCGTGATTCTAGTGGAGCAACCAACTCAAGTTGCCGATGCAGTAAAGTCCTTACTCAGCGATCCAGACCGACTAAAGCGAATTGCTGAAAATGGCTTCCGGCGGATGGGTAAACCAGGAGCAGCTCGTCGGATTGCCGCCTGTTTACTAGAGCGAATGGGGCAAAGCTGA
- a CDS encoding DEAD/DEAH box helicase, whose amino-acid sequence MKIIHGTWIPFAEADFIQNGAFYLWVETPIAKKRRSTHQRTHPNHLSKTDLEAFLTNELGIAPAPYNKISDNISTQHFALPTANNQPLPSPELTRYLEAEIVEDYEGFEYWAIDCYQVNTKVKSGIYSHNQVSNVIKLLNDIHFLALNNTFEIQLGSDIVFWYHYTQSFKQFILKDQYIPALKYRELPSVKNKRKQQVNQFEIYPAWEIISDKYELEIQRFTDYMPLICVAGSPTASATVEFFAKETLLRHFSEWLLDQIVSNTPSTATFDATLSGSFLQSCFSPRRDTPQKTNQALEEYKQWYAWKEKITRTQTATPFDLCFQLQEAPANQVDNWQIQFLVAAKQDPSLKLSLADYWDMNQKAKKGLVKHFGKDFETNLLLNLGYAARMYPQLWQGLETDQPIGLQLKLEQAFEFLKESAWVLEDAGYKVMVPAWWTPEGRRRAKIRLKTSSNRAKAKTSGKGYLSLDSLVQYQYELAIGGQVVTQQEWQQLVNAKTPLVQFRGQWLELDQDKMQQMLEFWQSHAQEQPEMTLLDLMKLGAESEDELEVDHDDTLAAMMTKLQDKSKLEPIPDPPKLQGSLREYQKRGVSWLQYLEALGLNGCLADDMGLGKSVQVITRLVNEKESIESVSPTLLIAPTSVVGNWVHEIAKFAPHLRAMIHHGSDRLKQEAEFKAASLNHDIVITSFTLARKDEKLLSSVEWQRVVLDEAQNIKNPKAAQTRAILKLPAKHRLALTGTPVENRLLDLWSIFNFLNPGYLGKEAHFRKSFEIPIQKDNNRVKSTTLKKLVEPFILRRVKTDQSIINDLPDKVEQKLFCNLTKEQASLYEAVVKDITEQIADTEGIQRKGLILSTLLKLKQVCNHPAQFLQDGSDFSPERSHKLSRLAEMVEEAIAEGESLLIFSQFKEVCDALEKYLKHTCHYNTYYIHGGTNRNKREQMIADFQNPETEPSVFILSLKAGGVGITLTKANHVFHFDRWWNPAVEDQATDRAFRIGQKKNVFVHKFVAIGTLEERIDQMITDKKKLSSAIVGSDESWLTELDNEAFKQLISLNKAAILE is encoded by the coding sequence ATGAAAATCATCCACGGTACCTGGATTCCTTTTGCCGAAGCTGATTTCATTCAAAACGGGGCATTTTACCTGTGGGTAGAAACCCCAATTGCCAAAAAACGCCGCAGCACTCATCAGCGCACCCATCCTAATCATCTTTCCAAAACCGATTTAGAAGCCTTTTTAACGAATGAACTAGGGATTGCACCAGCGCCCTATAACAAGATTAGCGACAATATTTCTACCCAGCACTTTGCTCTGCCCACTGCTAATAATCAGCCCCTGCCATCGCCGGAATTAACCAGATATCTCGAAGCTGAAATTGTCGAAGACTATGAAGGATTTGAATATTGGGCAATTGATTGTTATCAAGTGAATACCAAGGTTAAAAGTGGGATTTATAGCCATAATCAGGTGAGCAATGTAATTAAACTGCTAAATGACATTCATTTCCTGGCTTTAAACAATACTTTTGAAATTCAACTCGGCTCAGACATTGTATTTTGGTATCACTACACCCAGTCTTTTAAACAATTTATTCTCAAAGACCAATATATACCTGCACTAAAATATCGCGAGCTGCCTTCGGTCAAGAATAAACGTAAACAGCAAGTTAATCAATTTGAGATTTATCCAGCCTGGGAAATTATTTCTGATAAATACGAGTTAGAAATCCAAAGATTTACAGATTATATGCCCTTGATTTGTGTTGCCGGCAGTCCCACCGCCAGCGCTACAGTTGAATTCTTTGCTAAAGAAACCCTACTCCGCCACTTTTCTGAATGGCTGCTAGATCAAATTGTCAGCAATACACCCTCTACGGCTACATTTGATGCCACGCTTTCCGGTTCTTTCCTCCAAAGCTGCTTTTCTCCCCGTAGGGACACCCCCCAGAAAACTAATCAGGCTTTGGAAGAATACAAACAATGGTACGCCTGGAAAGAGAAAATCACCCGTACCCAAACTGCGACTCCCTTTGATCTGTGTTTTCAATTGCAAGAAGCTCCTGCCAATCAAGTGGATAATTGGCAAATCCAGTTTCTGGTAGCTGCCAAACAAGACCCGTCCCTAAAGCTATCCCTAGCCGATTATTGGGATATGAATCAGAAAGCTAAAAAAGGCTTGGTCAAGCACTTCGGCAAAGACTTTGAAACTAATCTGTTATTAAATCTGGGATATGCTGCTCGGATGTATCCTCAACTTTGGCAGGGACTAGAAACAGATCAGCCTATTGGGTTGCAACTTAAGCTAGAACAAGCCTTCGAATTTCTGAAAGAAAGTGCCTGGGTGCTGGAGGATGCAGGCTACAAAGTCATGGTTCCCGCTTGGTGGACTCCTGAAGGTCGTCGCCGCGCTAAGATTCGCTTAAAAACTTCCTCTAACCGAGCTAAAGCTAAAACATCTGGCAAAGGATACCTTAGTCTAGACTCTCTGGTGCAATATCAATACGAACTGGCGATCGGGGGTCAGGTTGTCACTCAACAAGAATGGCAACAGCTAGTCAATGCTAAAACGCCACTGGTGCAATTTCGCGGTCAGTGGTTGGAACTAGACCAGGATAAGATGCAGCAGATGCTGGAATTCTGGCAATCTCATGCCCAAGAACAACCAGAAATGACGCTGCTAGATTTGATGAAACTAGGGGCGGAATCAGAAGATGAGCTAGAAGTTGACCACGACGATACTTTAGCGGCAATGATGACCAAGCTGCAAGACAAAAGTAAGCTTGAGCCAATTCCAGATCCGCCGAAATTGCAAGGTAGTCTACGGGAATATCAAAAACGGGGGGTTTCTTGGCTGCAATATTTAGAAGCGTTGGGCTTGAACGGTTGCTTAGCAGATGATATGGGGCTGGGAAAGTCGGTGCAGGTGATTACCCGACTGGTGAATGAAAAGGAGTCGATAGAATCGGTATCACCGACGCTATTAATTGCACCCACGTCAGTTGTGGGGAATTGGGTGCATGAAATTGCCAAATTTGCCCCGCATCTGCGAGCGATGATACATCACGGTAGCGATCGCCTCAAACAGGAAGCTGAATTTAAGGCAGCCAGCCTCAATCACGATATTGTCATTACCTCATTTACACTGGCTCGGAAAGATGAAAAACTCTTGAGCAGTGTGGAATGGCAGCGAGTCGTGCTAGATGAAGCGCAAAATATCAAAAATCCCAAAGCTGCTCAAACTCGTGCCATCCTGAAACTGCCAGCTAAACATCGGCTGGCTTTAACTGGGACACCAGTAGAAAACCGCTTACTCGATTTGTGGTCTATCTTTAACTTTCTCAATCCTGGTTATTTGGGCAAAGAAGCCCATTTCCGCAAGTCGTTTGAGATTCCCATTCAAAAAGACAATAATCGAGTCAAATCTACTACTTTGAAAAAATTAGTAGAGCCGTTTATTTTACGTCGGGTTAAGACTGACCAATCAATTATCAATGATTTGCCGGATAAAGTTGAACAAAAACTGTTCTGCAATCTGACTAAAGAACAGGCTTCTCTGTATGAAGCTGTAGTCAAGGATATAACTGAGCAAATTGCTGACACTGAAGGGATTCAACGCAAGGGGTTAATTTTATCCACCCTGTTGAAGCTGAAACAAGTCTGCAATCATCCCGCACAGTTTTTACAAGATGGTAGCGATTTTTCCCCAGAGCGATCGCACAAACTCAGCCGCTTGGCGGAGATGGTGGAGGAAGCGATCGCCGAAGGAGAAAGTCTGTTAATTTTCAGTCAATTTAAGGAAGTTTGCGATGCTTTGGAGAAATACCTCAAGCATACTTGCCACTACAACACCTATTACATTCATGGAGGAACTAATCGTAATAAGCGGGAACAAATGATTGCCGATTTTCAAAACCCCGAAACTGAACCATCGGTGTTTATCCTCTCACTCAAAGCTGGAGGAGTTGGCATTACCCTCACTAAAGCTAATCATGTATTCCACTTTGATCGCTGGTGGAACCCAGCAGTGGAAGATCAAGCAACAGATCGGGCTTTTCGGATCGGTCAGAAGAAAAATGTTTTTGTCCATAAATTTGTTGCTATTGGCACTTTAGAAGAACGCATTGATCAGATGATTACAGACAAGAAAAAGCTGTCCTCTGCCATTGTTGGTAGTGATGAATCCTGGCTTACCGAACTCGACAATGAAGCCTTTAAGCAATTAATTTCACTGAATAAAGCTGCAATTTTGGAGTAA
- a CDS encoding SWIM zinc finger family protein, whose amino-acid sequence MAQFSRTWWGKRFIQALEQFTDSARLGRGRSYANGGKIIEYKIDKNTITAKVRGSINPYFGVYKEPRYNTTIEITPIAKTSWSKAIKSISSKASLVSKLLMNEVPDNIESAFSDLGLHLLPYSKKDFKTSCSCPDYANPCKHIAGVYYLVASQLDRNPFLLFELRGLSKDELQAELAKSPLGQALSSELTAQEVPLVSAKSYYTKLEKVAVTEKVNPREFWLGTKRLPSNIEVAEPASILAILIKKQGDFPAFWQKDTSFISVMEELYQRVKTKNREVM is encoded by the coding sequence ATGGCTCAATTTAGCCGTACTTGGTGGGGCAAGCGGTTTATTCAAGCTCTAGAACAATTCACCGACTCAGCTAGACTAGGACGCGGACGTTCTTATGCCAATGGTGGGAAAATTATTGAATATAAAATTGATAAAAACACAATTACTGCTAAAGTAAGGGGTTCAATCAATCCCTATTTTGGGGTTTACAAAGAACCGAGATATAATACAACAATTGAAATCACACCGATTGCTAAAACTAGCTGGTCAAAAGCAATTAAATCCATCTCATCAAAAGCCAGCTTGGTTTCAAAACTGTTGATGAATGAGGTGCCGGATAATATTGAATCAGCTTTTTCTGACTTAGGATTGCATCTTTTGCCCTATAGTAAAAAAGATTTTAAAACAAGTTGTAGCTGTCCAGATTATGCAAATCCCTGTAAACATATCGCGGGTGTTTACTACCTAGTAGCATCTCAACTAGATCGTAATCCATTCCTCTTGTTTGAACTCAGAGGGTTATCTAAGGATGAACTACAAGCAGAACTAGCTAAATCGCCTCTAGGACAGGCTTTATCTTCAGAGTTAACTGCTCAAGAAGTTCCCTTGGTATCTGCAAAATCTTACTATACCAAACTTGAAAAAGTAGCTGTGACAGAAAAGGTTAATCCTAGAGAATTTTGGCTCGGTACTAAGCGACTGCCATCCAACATTGAAGTGGCTGAACCAGCTAGCATCCTAGCCATTTTAATTAAGAAACAGGGAGATTTTCCCGCTTTTTGGCAAAAAGATACTTCGTTTATCTCAGTGATGGAGGAATTGTATCAGCGGGTGAAAACAAAAAATCGAGAAGTGATGTAA
- a CDS encoding NADPH-dependent FMN reductase gives MNTNRAIFIPVILGTPRQGRMSEYAAKFVVGQVAKHSGIETELIDVRDIPLSTTDAGEAIKDSQFSETVMRADALIIVTPEYNHGYPGMLKHLLDTNLKEYIHKAVGICGVSAGGFGGTRVIQNLLPVMRELGLVTIFWDVNFSSVHKLFDDSGTLLDQSYIQRTDKFLQELIWMAKVLRYGRENVSLE, from the coding sequence ATGAATACAAACCGAGCCATTTTTATTCCTGTGATTCTTGGCACACCGCGCCAAGGACGGATGAGCGAATATGCAGCCAAATTCGTAGTAGGACAAGTCGCCAAGCATAGTGGAATTGAGACAGAGTTGATTGATGTACGCGATATTCCCCTGTCAACGACGGATGCTGGGGAAGCAATCAAAGATTCTCAATTTTCTGAAACTGTCATGCGGGCAGATGCGTTGATTATCGTCACTCCAGAGTACAATCATGGCTATCCGGGTATGCTCAAGCACCTACTGGATACAAACCTGAAAGAATATATTCACAAAGCGGTTGGCATTTGCGGTGTTTCAGCCGGAGGATTCGGAGGGACTAGAGTAATTCAAAACCTGCTGCCAGTAATGCGGGAATTGGGATTAGTGACGATATTTTGGGACGTGAATTTCTCTAGCGTCCATAAATTATTTGATGACTCTGGTACGCTTTTAGATCAGTCATACATCCAGCGCACTGATAAATTTTTGCAGGAACTAATCTGGATGGCAAAGGTTTTGCGATACGGAAGGGAGAATGTTTCATTAGAGTGA
- a CDS encoding DUF1902 domain-containing protein, with protein MTQTTFKIQSFWDAEAQVWLATSDDIPGLVTEASTLESLTQKLREIIPELIRSGIHSGLTPKLQ; from the coding sequence GTGACACAAACTACATTTAAGATTCAATCATTTTGGGATGCAGAAGCACAAGTTTGGCTAGCAACTAGTGATGACATTCCAGGGTTGGTGACTGAAGCTTCTACTCTTGAATCTCTTACACAAAAACTTCGAGAGATAATTCCAGAACTTATTAGAAGTGGAATACACTCAGGATTGACTCCAAAATTGCAATAA
- a CDS encoding MFS transporter, with protein MPIHTNHTEEANQEQRLKQHHRLFLLLAVAAGLIFFQGYMIAPLIPRLSNVFQVPEQEIGLIVPAYMLSYALAALFYGLLSDRFGRWPIIRTSLLVFILFTALTATAQTATQMVFWRLLTGLGASGLIPMTFALIGDLFPFRERGSMLGFVFAAMEGGMALGSAGGALLEPFVGWQTLFIGTAVAAAVILWRLHRYSALFDAPDVKSLPSIQEVFAGYRSVLSTFRGKRTYAYVLLNGIFHSGVYTWLGLYLVQRYDLGEVGIGLAIFGYGVPGLIFSPAIGRAADRWGRRWLIPPGLAVSAIAAAVLIFQVPLSITTASILVLSLGYDLTQPLFAGIVTDLGGKESLGQIMGLKVFTLFTGFGIGSLLFGEILLLGFGPTLAIFSVMQLLAALAAMPLFRSEYPQRKHYNDDDEGDEV; from the coding sequence ATGCCTATTCACACAAATCACACAGAGGAAGCGAATCAAGAACAGAGATTAAAGCAGCACCATCGTTTGTTTTTGTTGCTTGCTGTGGCAGCAGGCTTGATCTTTTTCCAAGGCTACATGATCGCGCCGCTCATTCCTCGCTTGTCGAATGTTTTTCAGGTTCCAGAGCAGGAGATTGGTTTGATTGTCCCTGCTTACATGCTCTCCTACGCCCTTGCGGCACTCTTCTATGGGCTACTCTCAGATCGTTTTGGTCGTTGGCCAATCATCCGGACTTCACTATTGGTCTTTATCTTGTTCACAGCTCTCACCGCAACAGCACAGACTGCTACGCAAATGGTATTCTGGCGACTCTTAACTGGGCTGGGAGCGAGTGGTTTGATCCCGATGACGTTTGCACTGATTGGGGATTTATTTCCCTTTCGCGAGCGCGGGAGTATGCTCGGCTTTGTGTTTGCTGCAATGGAAGGCGGAATGGCTTTAGGTTCGGCTGGAGGCGCCCTGCTTGAACCCTTTGTCGGCTGGCAGACACTGTTTATCGGCACCGCAGTCGCGGCGGCAGTAATTTTATGGCGCTTGCACCGCTACAGTGCGCTATTTGATGCCCCTGACGTGAAGTCACTGCCGTCAATCCAGGAGGTTTTTGCTGGCTATCGCAGCGTGCTATCGACATTTCGGGGTAAGCGGACTTATGCCTATGTGTTGTTGAACGGCATTTTCCACTCTGGGGTTTACACATGGCTGGGACTCTACCTAGTTCAGCGTTATGACTTAGGAGAAGTTGGCATTGGATTGGCGATTTTTGGATATGGAGTTCCTGGTCTTATATTCAGTCCAGCTATTGGGCGAGCAGCTGACCGATGGGGGCGCAGATGGCTGATTCCTCCAGGCCTTGCTGTATCTGCTATTGCGGCGGCTGTTTTAATTTTTCAGGTTCCTTTAAGTATTACTACTGCGTCAATACTTGTTTTGTCTCTTGGCTATGACTTAACTCAGCCTTTGTTTGCCGGCATAGTAACTGACCTAGGTGGCAAAGAAAGCTTGGGACAGATCATGGGACTCAAAGTTTTTACCCTATTTACCGGGTTTGGCATCGGTAGCCTGCTATTTGGCGAAATACTGCTTTTGGGCTTTGGTCCAACACTGGCTATCTTTAGCGTTATGCAACTGTTAGCCGCTTTAGCTGCGATGCCGTTATTTCGCTCTGAATATCCGCAGAGGAAGCACTACAATGACGATGACGAGGGCGATGAGGTTTAA
- a CDS encoding DUF1816 domain-containing protein produces the protein MKLLNISKQILIGFMQDLNSAWWAEITTNKPRCVYYFGPFQTSAEAKAAYPGYIEDLNSEGAQGIIVVIKRCKPDILTMCEEGQLIK, from the coding sequence ATGAAACTGTTGAACATAAGCAAACAGATATTAATCGGCTTCATGCAAGACCTTAACAGCGCTTGGTGGGCAGAAATTACTACTAATAAGCCTCGCTGCGTCTACTATTTTGGACCTTTTCAAACCTCTGCGGAAGCGAAGGCTGCCTACCCTGGCTATATTGAAGATCTTAACAGTGAAGGAGCCCAAGGAATCATAGTCGTGATTAAACGCTGCAAGCCGGACATATTAACAATGTGTGAGGAAGGGCAACTAATTAAGTAA